A genomic stretch from Moorena sp. SIOASIH includes:
- a CDS encoding phosphoribosylformylglycinamidine synthase subunit PurQ encodes NFYAREDTLSLGVCNGCQLMMELGLIYPEHEQHPKMHHNSSGKFECSFLNVDIPENNSVMLQSMAGTRLGIWMAHGEGKFNFPLEEQSYKISGKYSYSAYPGNPNGSNFDAAFIHSQNGRHLAMMPHLERSMFPWNWANYPEDRKDDEVSPWIEAFVNARNWVVQNAKI; translated from the coding sequence ACAATTTCTATGCCCGGGAAGACACGCTGAGCCTGGGCGTGTGTAATGGGTGCCAGCTAATGATGGAGTTGGGGCTCATTTACCCTGAGCATGAGCAGCATCCCAAAATGCACCACAATAGCTCAGGAAAATTCGAATGCTCCTTTCTTAATGTTGATATTCCTGAAAACAACTCGGTGATGCTGCAGTCGATGGCAGGGACAAGACTCGGCATCTGGATGGCCCATGGCGAGGGCAAATTCAACTTCCCCCTTGAGGAGCAATCATATAAGATTTCCGGAAAATATAGCTACTCAGCATACCCCGGCAACCCTAACGGTTCTAATTTTGACGCCGCCTTCATTCATTCCCAAAACGGAAGACATCTTGCCATGATGCCACACCTGGAACGTTCCATGTTCCCCTGGAACTGGGCTAACTATCCTGAAGATCGTAAAGATGATGAAGTATCTCCTTGGATCGAAGCCTTTGTAAACGCTCGAAACTGGGTGGTGCAGAATGCTAAAATCTAA